The sequence TGGGGGTATTCATCTACTGTCATGAGATTAGATGTAACGTGACCTCGTATACAGGCACAAACATCAAGGTTATCTCTGTTGTCATATTAACGTTTCGACAATTTCAGTACGCTCGACGAATTTCCATAAACGTGCATAAACCATTTTTGGGACATTTTACACTTGGACAaatcatttcacatttcaaaaatgTTTCACATCGAATATTTTTTGGTTTGCATTCTTTAGCGTTCTGTACATGAGTGTGGATGGTTAGTGGACGTTTGTGGACTGAGCCACGTGACTTCTTCAGAGACTATCCCAATAATCACATCACAGGCCGTACCTCCTGCCAACCCTACATGTCACAACGTCCCACGATGACATGACTGTCGTGTCACTGGCTGATAACAATTTTATCAGTCAGGTCAAGAGTGGGTTGATCTTCGTAGAGAATATGGTGTCAGTCAGCAAAGTTCGCTTCTTGTTACAGGATTCCTCTACATGAAACCTGGGATATGAAACATCGAAGGTACTTTCTTCCGGTGCTCAGCTGTCTCTCCTTGCTGCCCTTAATTCTGTGGATTGGTACCAGGTACACGCCTGTACGTTTCCAAGGTAACATGAAGCCTGTTTCCTGTTCTGGTGGGATGTACATGTGTCATGAGACCGGAAGTatgaatgtttaatgtttataaAGTTCTGTGTTCAGCCCAGACGTATATATCAGCCCAGACGTATATATCAGCCCAGACGTATATATCAGCCCAGACGTATATATACCATGAGACATGGGGTACAGATGGTTAGTGTTGAAAAGGAGATCAGTCTTCTAACAACGCGCATCGGCCAGCACATACATGTGTCATGACACCTGGGGTATATAGGTGTTTATTGTTAGGAATTCTGTCTTGCTTCAGGCTAGACATACATGTACCACGAGACCTGGGGTATGAGCTTTTATAAAGTTCTGTGTTCTAACAAGCTGCATCAGGCTAGACATACATGTACCACGAGACCTGGGGTATGAATATTTATGGCTGGTTATCTTGAAGACAGAAAGACATGTTTGCAGTTTAAAAGTAATGAAAGTTCAAATTTAAAATGTTGAGTACAAGCATCTGACAGTTTCTTCAGGAGAACAACAGGGTTAACTACATTTTTAGCATTTCTTCATAAATGGAGGTTTTTTAAATGGTGTTGTATCATTGTTTTTGTTACGATTTTCATATACATATTGTTGGAGTAAGCAAACAATAACATTCAGGTTACTGTTGCGAAAATATGCAACcttttgtatttaaaaaatacTCAATTTTAACATTGTGTTATGTGTAGCAACGGAGTCAACTTCACTGGTAGTTAACCTTACTTTTTGTTCCAAGGCAGGTCTCTTCACGCAAAGATGGACAATTTCTTATACATATCTGTAAAACATCAAATTCAGAAGCAGATGGCTGTTAACTGTCACATTTTCAACTAAACATATTATAAGCCAAATGCATAACTCAATGCGACAACCTTCGGTTGACGATATGGGCGGATTATGTATGCCATCGGATTGAGTTTTTTAGTCATGAAATCAGATACACTAGCCTACACTGAGATATCCTTGACAAACCGGTTCAAATCTAAaacatccatcaatatcacagaataCACAATATTTTGATAAAGATATATGAAATACTTTTGACATTCCTGAAAATGAGCATTCAGCTCCAAATAGTTACAATTGTAACTACTATGTCCCATTTAAATCTGATTTGAGGAGAGGATACTTCACCCATACACTTGACAGTCACGCAGCATGAGGATAAAGCATAATAGGAAAACACATCAAAGACTAGAAACGACTTTTCAGCATTTGTATGTAACAAAGCTGCTAACTCCAAAATCGTTATCTTGGGACCATTTAAgatatttgtattgtattttattatACCATCAATGCCTGTGAAAAACAATTGCTACCgaagaattttatttttttaatctttAAAAGCTATTAAGAACATATCTAAATAACATGAAGTTTATCCTCagaacaaaatgtgtttgtttccattccaaaataaacatttaaaaacagACCAATCTAACTATTGAATATTGTCATGGAATTGACACCTGCGACACAATATCTACTGAAAAAGTGTTTATAATGATTAGAAACTGCGATAGTTACTAATTACCCAAACATTGCCCATCATTGTCCTGCTGTTTCAAAGCACATGGCCGGTTGACATGTTAGATGTCATGGACCAGGAAAATCGACACCTGCATGACTTACCCTTGAACTGAAGCGCACATACAATCATTTAGTTTGCCTGTGTTTGATATTTCAAAGACTGTTGGCAATCATTTAAATGTGTTTTCCCCTCATTCaaatactttaaaaaaaatttcagaaatataaaaaaatggaTTTAACCTCCTTTTTATTCTAACCCCGTCAAACATAAATTTGTTTTCTATAATACGGTATTATAAATAACAAATGCTAAACCGTTTCACCTCTGTCCAGCTACGTGTAGATCTATAACCACTGTACACCATACTTGAGATATTCAGTGACCATCAGTCCTCAACTACTTATTATTTCCTGTATTTAATTCCAGTCAGACATTTAACTTAATGCTCTCTCCACATAACAGAAGCTAACCACTTGTGAGCGCACCATCACATTGAAAATTATCAGTAGCCATTCCATGCACATATGATTGTAGTACTCTTAAAGTACAATAAAACCATTTCTGGTCAACTTTAACCGGCTAACTTCGCGAGCACAGGAAGCCACACACAGTAAGGGAAACACAACACCCCCCTCCAGGTCCGAACCaagatatatgtacacacacaagcATAactcatggtgataaaaatgacagcactaaatacttacaATGGTAGTCAGTTTTAATGACTGGATAGAGGTGCGTTAAGAAAAGTAAGCAtcatacattttttttcatccaatcacagttgTCACGTCTCTTCAGTTATGGCACGGCTCAGCGAGAAAGCGATTTCTACTTTTAGTGTGGTGCTTAGTGTGTGCGCCCCATTCACGCACTTCATTTATTTTGCTAACAGCTACAGTCGATAATATTGCTTATTGTTCACAGATAAGGAAGCTGGTCcatgtatatcaaacaaagAGTGAAATCTATTTTATACTGCTTAGTGATAACTTTGATTTAACGAAATGCACTCTGATATTTCGCGGCTTTTGACCGTACAAATAGCAGCTAACTTAATCTAATATGCATAGTGTGATATTAATTCTATAAAAGGTTTTGCTGTGTGAACACTCAAGTTGGCAAACTCATACCCCtcatgaaataaataattcAGAATTGAACACATAATTTCTGAATGGCCCAGTAATATTGAGTCTGGGGGGATGGGCCCGTCTTTTCTCACACCTTGCAGTGAACAAACACTTGATCATACAACTGTGTGATAAAGAAAACTAACGAATGTTACTGCGAGAAGTCAACCTGAAGGTCACACACGCGCCTAACCCGGAAGTTGGAACGCCTCCCAAAAGGGGCTTAAGGGTTCATCAGTCCAAATCGATTAGGTTACAGAAAGGTCACACACATGGGACGTCACGAAAACAAACTGGCCGTCTTTTTCTGTTATATACATCTGTGTACAGCAGACATACTTGTGATATTTTAAATCTAATTAGATTTTTTCggtaatatattttcaaaagaaggACTGCTGTGAAAACAATATTGGTGTCATAGAATAATCAGCCTAaagctttaagcaatattccagcaatatcatggtgggggacaccagaaatggggatcagacattgtacccgcgtagggaatcgaacgcggggcTTTGGACTCGAGCGAACGCCCTAACCACTGGACCACCCTACCGCCCCTACTAGATTGGATGAAGATGTTCATGCTACTCGGATAACCTTAGTCTTTGGTATATAAAATAGTAACACCGTTACATGTTTCGTCAtgctaaatattaaaatgtACTTTTCAGGAGAGTTTAAAATGTCCGACAACCAACGCCTAAAAATGGTAGTAGACACTCGGTGGATAGACAACGCGTTTTGTCAAACCCTCAATGCCCTAGGTTACGCCTCATAATGTCACTAGGTTGTGTTCTAGAAACCAGCGCGTACTGCTAGCCTAggggttaatgcgttcgctgtGGAAGATACGATTTCTTcagtatgggtacaatgtgtgaagcccatttctggtgtcacctgctgtATAAAACTGAAGCGTGCTTCTCTCTgcatattaggtcatctcttgttttcccagaataaccacatttgtggtttttgttttataagacctcttcccaggttttactcttCGTTAGAAAGACCCCTTCTCAGCTTTTACTTTTTGTAATTGTCTTTTACTAAGTCTCTATGGACagcaacattcaaatgatatatgcgtgtttgaaatcaatataaaaatatcgttcaagattaacATCAGtgtgcaaatgttttcccaagTAAGATTGGAACTGCAACTCTCAGATATGTAGGCAGACGCGACCACCGGCGAAAGAAGGAAGTGGGGTTGAATTATCaatttatagttactgtcattacattGATTTTACTAGCGCTTCAGTTACTTAAATGATCAGCTGTATTaaccatcattgacggtatatatgttagagaaaacacgcCCCCGAGCTTTTGGAAGACCGATGTCAAACCGGATGGGGAGGAAAATACCCACTGGTCAGACATTGTCTATCAAAACTTCGGAgacgtgttttctcctatacataatattgctggaatattgctgtcaaTTCGGACTCTGTATCGGCAAATCAATTGTATTGCAAGAACCAGTATTGCTACAAGTATTGCGATATTAGGAGCTTAGTCAATGATTCTGTTACCTTTTTATATAATTTGTAATAGTACAGTGTGCCGTTTTGTCACtaaataacaaaagaaaacattcgTTGAGAATGAAAGTTTCTGTAGGTTATAATCTGACGCAATCACAAAAAACTTCATATATGTTCTTTGCCCAATATGTCGGTTCTCAGAAAAATACATGGCATTGCGTATGGTTTGAAAGGCGTGTTGCTATAACCCTGTACATTGGTAATCAGCCGTGATGACGCCGGGTTAAAATTACTAACACATTACTATTGGGATAGTgtccgtgaaggttcggggtagaataggccttcagcaacccatgcttgccacaaaaggcgactatgcttgtcataaggtgCGACTAACTGAATGTgaccaggcttgctgacttgtttgacacatgtcatcggttctcatgttcatgctgttgatcactggattgtcttgtccaaactcgaatatttacagactaccgccatatagctggaatattgctgagtgtggcgtaaaactaacgtAACTCACTGTAcggattgggtagtcagtcttGTAAAGTTGGTCGACTGTACAATCGTACACTGATGCTGTCAGTGGCGTTGCTTGGCCGAGACCGCATCATATCACAGTTCTACCAATGAAGAGAGGGCGTCTGGATACGCGTTATGTGCGAAAATACAAgtaaccaatcagaacacgcgtAATGATTGCAGTGCTCTGATTAAAATATTCGAAAGTCTTAAATCTTTTATGGCACTACGCCATATATTGTTTAATCACGAACAATAAGAACAAAGGGGAACATAACAAatatcaagggtacatcaatcCACGGGCCTCTAGGGATCAGTGGACAACGTATACATgataccgaacacctcaatgttaaccttgaactgtttgaagcatggtgCCGGGTCGTACATTTCAGTCAATCTATGTGAAtgaaacgattcgaatcttgcatcttgctgcaTTTCCCTCAGGTATTGTTATCGTAAAGTCGCCACGGTGTTATTGCCCTTTTCAAAAGGGGACTACATTTAaaggttttgtcaaaatttacttATTAGAATGCAAGGCACATCTTTACGTACTcgtcgctagattttgcagacgaaacAAGAAAAGCAGATGTAGATCCGGCAATGTGTGGTGAATGGAGACACCAGGGCTGGGATGGGATCCTGCAATATTTGGTGAAGGGAGACACGTGGAATTATAAGTTGAACAGCTGCAAATAATGATTTGTAtttgcaaataaaatatttaacaatatttcactcCTTTTAGTCGTATCAAAGATGGGCCATAAATGTGAGATAAGCaagtaaaaaaacaatgaaaataaaaatactgAAAGTGTCTCTGATGTTCACGCGCCAATATGAAATCCTTCCAGAGCAGCGTGAGTCGCTATTCGTATTGCCCCGGAACAAAAAGGATGGATTAGACACATTTCATGAAGACACTATTCAGTGACAACTATAATCAatataaatgttacagtcatttgATGAAATGACTAGAAATGACTCAGAGGATCAGCCATTTCGCGTCAATTTGTGTAACAGCAATTAACATACTtcggtcatttcatgaaatttaacTTATTAACTTGatctacaaaagtggatcacaatttcactTTTGTCACTAACAGATAACACTATCGTGGCAGCGACCGTTGCGCTTCAGCTTGACGTTGAAACATTTACACGTGTTTGTTTGTCACTTGCTGTCCACCACATAGAgatgaaataaaatttcatgaaatgaatgagtctattgattgttgttaaacAAATTGATGCCAAATGGCTGACCCTTTAGTCACATGAAGAAATGACTGAAACAGAGTGACTACTGCATTGACTGAACCCCGACACGTTTTCCAGGGATTCAGCGAGTGTGTGCGCACATATAGTTTGGTGCTGACTACTGATTCACTGTGTTTGGATCTAAAGGAATTATGATGAGTTTCTCACAGTACGATGTCCACTTTTTGTATGTTTATAATTTGTCATGTTTGGTTGCTGATTTTCGGCGGAAGGCATGTAAAGGCTGCCCCAAAAGATAAGACGTAACGTCCATACGTTGATAGCAACtttaacaacaaaaaacatgacAGAACATTAGTACTACATCTTCCATGACAGTGATCAATGAGATATACACAGTTATCAATGTGCATTCTGTTGTAGTAGCGACGAAGACGAGAAGAGAAGTTCAATGGATTAAGCAACCTGACCACCTGGACAGATCCGGTAGGTGTGACGAGAACACCTTAAAATGTGGTTCACTCCTATTAAGACCATTCCCAGTTTGAATACCCGTCCAGTACACAAACAGATGTTTTTTAATTACTAACTTTCctcctctttctctctcttctctccTTTGGATTGTTGTGGATGATGCGGACGTGGTGTGTCAAAGAAGATGTGTCAACCGGATGAAGCGACCCAGGGCTGCTGTAGTATCCCCAAGTCGACCTGACCCGGGTCTGTCATTAACACTCCCAGTATTGTTTTTCGGGTCCATACATTTTGGTCTGTCCGGAAACGCTGAAGTGCCTTGACACCTAACCCTGCGATGCCAAACGTTGTAAACCGCCGATGGTGTTGTGTCGTTGAGCTTTTATTGATCTTTTCATTCTTTCGTCGTCTCTATAGTGGCATGAAGCAATGCACGAGTACCTTTGATTTTATTGCTTACGGTCATAGGCTACAGATCAGGGtgatacacaatttcatgacacacgtgcatttcatgtagGTGATTTTTAGCGATTCGTTACATACGTGATTTAGGTTGGGGTTaacgtttcttttttcaaacattttgacgTCGGCAACCATTCCCTACATGTTGGGATTCAGCTAGGTTTGGTTTGAATCCAAATGTTCCTAAAATACAAATTGTTCCTGTGTGAAGTTTCTATTTTCTGAAGAGTAAACACAGACttacaggcacacacacacacagagagagagagagagagagatagatagagagagagagagagggagagaaacAGATAgggtgggtggggtgtgtgtgtgtgtgtgtgtgttctggtGGAGTAAGACACTGAATGTGCATGCTGCAATAAATGAATTCCTGACGTCATAACAGCAAACCCAAACTCACTGGCAGGCTGAATTACATATACATTTGTCAGATGCTAAGAATATGTATCACTTTGCTTCAGTATTTGTAGATGATTCCGTTGCCATGGATACCTTATCAAAAGTGAAGATCTTCTGTTGGATAACAACAAGGGAAAAGGAAATCGTCAATAAAATGGCGGCAGTGAACGAGACCTGGGCAAGACGCTGTGATAACAGAATGTTTGTCATGACAACCACTAAAAAATATCCAACAAATGAAATAGTGGACCTTCACATCAAAGATGGTCGCAAATATTTGACGGAAAAGACGATAGCGTCTTTAAagtatatttacaaacatcatcTGAACAAATATGACTGGTTTCTGAAAGCAGACGACGATACATTCGTGGTGATGGAGAACCTGAAGTTTTTGTTGTCTCACTATAACGCGACTGAGGGGATATACGTGGGGCACCTGTTCAAGAAATACTCCAGCTGGGGCTACATGAGCGGCGGCGCTGGCTACGTGCTCAGCAGAGAGGCTGTGCGACTTTTGGTGGAAAAGGGGTATAATACGAAGGTATGTTGTCATCatttacaaaatacaaatttcatgacatttgttatTGAGAAGAAGTACTGACATGTAAATGCCAGACACGTGAATTTCCTGAAGTGGTCTATGCAACTCTTTTTTTCAGTCTCCTACCCATTGCTATTACAACATTAAAGGCACAATTTCACACATGTTCCACAATATTTTGTCCTCTGGGCATATGCtctcaatttagtttttaattgatgcaGTGAAATACTTAATATCCCTTACTACTTGCCTAAAATGGATAACTGAAACTTCGAGGCGAACAGCTTACAGAGAACACTTGTCATAGTTAGAATATAAACAAGTTGTGCGTTGAATATTCATAAAGAGACTCCAGGGTTCGTTTCGGCCAGCAACGTTGCATTAGTTCATCATCTTTTAATTTGATATTGCAATCTAAATAGGCAATTTGTTTCGGAATACATTATGTGGTACAACCCCTGGTaatattattgagagaaatgcattcTTGATGCATAATCTTTTACAGATTATTTTTTATGCAACAAAGTGTCGATGTGACCCTTTGTAAAGTTGTTAGTGAGACACATCCCCTACCCCCAACCTATTTAGCATTAGATTGATATATGTAAAACCATATTGTTCTCCATTCCAAGGAACCATTGTATGTGTGTGGTGTTCGAGTCCTtaacacccgtgaaggtcatgGGGCAGAAtacaacccatgattgccataaaaggtgactatgcttgtcgtacgaggcgactaacgggatggggtggtcaggctcgctcacttggttgacacatgtcatcggttcccaattgcgcagatcgatgcttatgttgttgatcactggaatgtctggtccagactcgattatttacagaccgtcgccatatagctggaatattgctgagtgcggcgtaaaactaaactcactcactcactcgagtcCTTAACGAAGTaaggttatctcccttgtaacTTAGGATTTCTGTTGAACTTATGTGATCCTTTGCTTCAAAATATGTATTCTGAGAGTAAGCATCAGCTATCCGTCCCCTTCCGGGACATCAACACGGAGAGACTGTCACACACGGCCTTAAAACATACCTCAGTCTGAATTATTGATTATTTGTCATACCATCCAGATGGAGGCGACAGTGATTCATAACGCGTGAAATAACTCGTATATTGCTGACGTCTGTGTTTAAAACACTTCCCTTgttcgttcactcactcattaatagTTTGGTCCCTTGTTCAGAACATGTGCCGGGAGTCTGGGACGGACGAAGACGTGGAGATAGCGAGCTGTCTGCACAACGTGGGAGTCCCCGTTCACAATACTCTAGACAGGTTTGGTCGGGAGTCCTTCCACGCCTTTAGCGCCAGTGATCATATCATGGGCTCTCTGCCCAAAGCCATTCAGAAATGGGACCGCCATAAAACCAAAAAGGTAAGATTCCTGTCTGTGAATGTCATGAGGAGCCCAGATTATAACAGTTACTGTAACTCAACTGACACAAGGAGCTGGAATAACGATAAACAATAAATcagtttgaaactatgatcaaaATTACGGCGTAAATGTCACCTTGTGACAATCTTGATACTTAACATTTGGGAATAGCGGAGAGTCCACTTTATCGCTGGAGATGTCTCAGAGCCCATATAGTAGTGCTACCATTGTATTGCTGGCGATGTCCCAGGGGCCATGTGTCAGTGCCTCCACATTATCACTGGCGATGTCACATACCCCATGTAGCACTGCCTCCACATTATTACTGACGATGTCACAGAACCCAGTGGCACTGCCTCCACATTATTACTGACGATGTCACAGAACCCAGTGGCACTGCCTCCACATTATTACTGACGATGTCACAGAACCCAGTGGCACTGCCTCCACATTATTACTGACGATGTCACAGAACCCAGTGGCACTGCCTCCACATTATCACTGACGATGTCACAGAACCCATGTAGCACTGCCTCCACATTTATTACTGACGATGTCACAGAACCCAGTGGCACTGCCTCCACATTATTGCTGACGATGTCACAGAACCCAGTGGCACTGCCTCCACATTATTACTGACGATGTCACAGAACCCAGTGGCACTGCCTCCACTACATTTCTATGCTATTTCTAGCGCCATCATAGAACACTTCTGAGCACTGCCTCCCTCTATTTGCAGGGCAAAGAATGTTGCAGCCAGCTGACAATAAGCTTTCACTATGTGGATCCTAAACAAATGAGAACGCTGGAATTTCTGTTGTATAGGACGAGTGTCTATGGGAGAAGATACGAACCTGCATTTTTCaagcatttctttcaaataggtGTCGTGCCCTCGTTACCTCCACCTTgaccaaggtacaggtacagaAGTACAGAGGGGTACGCTATGGTACAGCCATTGTATGtgttacttttgacaaaattgaaaaggaaaTCAATATCCCTAATTGATTAACAACCACGGAAGACATATGTTCAGAATATCCTTCTTTCAAATAATCTTAAACATTATCATGTTGTCCATACTGTTTATGAGTACAAATGCAACCGTTCGGGATAACAAACTGCATTCGGAGTCAgacattttcagtttatttaGCACAGCCGTGGCTGACTAGGTCAGATCGCTGTCTTTGTGTACTAGACTCAGGTTTCCTGGATGGTTTTAAGCTACTAAAATCACTAGAATATTTACGTTACTGAGAAAGAGCAATCCCTAATATAACACCAGTTAAACGAATATTGATGTCTGGAATACCCCGTGCAAAGGGCCCAGAGCTTGCTAAACCTAGTATGTGATCTGGGTCAAGGTTTTTGGTGTACTGCGTGCGTATTTTCTTGCTGTGGATTTATGAGAAATTGGTTGAAACATAAAGAGATGAGGTAATGATGCATAGCAATGCCACAAatggtcgatgctcatggtaATCAGCGCGGGACCACGTGATGTGAACATCACGACTTTAATACTGACATGGTGCAAGAACTGTTCTTTCATCTAAGGCTTTACGCAGGACTTTTCTGTCAGAATTCTTCCACCTAAGACTTTGTGTATGACCTTTGAGTCAGAATTCTTCCATCTAAGGCTTTGTTTGCAAGTTTACTGTCAGAATTCTTCCATCAAAGGCAGTGTAGTTTATTGTCAGAATTCTTCCATCTAATGCTTTGTTTGCAAGTTTACTGTCAGAATTCTTCCATCAAAGGCAGTGTAGTTTATTGTCAGAATTCTTCCATCAAAGGCAGTGTAGTTTATTGTCAGAATTCTTCCATCTAAGGCTTTGTGTATGACTCTTCCATCTAATTCTTTGTTTAGATGTTTCAAGTATGTTTCAAAATTCTTTCACCGAAAGCTTTGTTTAGGAAATTACTGTCAGAATTCTTCCATCGTTGTTTAGGGGGTCTGTAGTTCTGGAATATAGGTTATTGAATAAGGTAGACACTTTATTTGTGGGGATATGGAGAGATTGCATGGCATTTCATTCCTTATACATATTGATAGCACTTGACGTTTCTATGATGTTTCAGAAGTTATTGTTGCCTTCCACTGAGAGTATCAACACATATTTCGTTTGTGCACTTATACAGTTGGCAGTGTGACACTCATATAGATATCCTCACTACTGATGTTTCCCAATACACTCTCTATTAGTATGTGCCAGTGCACAGCCATTTCGTTTGACGATAGTGAAACAGTGATGGAAATATTGAAGCTAATGATATTCGACTCCTGCCGGGAACACACATATGTTGATGTTCTGACGAAAGCCTTTGATTtcttgaaaataaaatgttttatagtTCGATTTCTGACTATTTCATTTAGTGGAAAATTATTAGGAAGTTTACTTTATTGGCAGAGAGGACATGATTTCTGAATCTGCTGCGTTGCCACGGTGACGCCATTGTTAAAGACTGGACCAACCCACCCACAACACAAGATCTGAAAAAATTATCGACGAGATAACGACATCCACTAAATGATACCAATAATCAGCGTAACAAAAATGTATATAATGAATTATTGGAGAATGTTCACAACCGGACATTAAAGTACGTATATCCAGAGAATATTAGGTAAACGTCACATGTAACATACACGTACTAAcgtacacaccaccaccacctacacaccaccacatctacatgtcagtgtctccacccacacaccaccaccactacatgtcagtgtctccacccacacaccaccacatctacatgtcagtgtcaccaCCTACAcatcaccactacatgtcagtgtctccacccacacaccaccacatctacatgtcagtgtctccaccacctacacaccaccacatctacatgtcagtgtctccacccacacaccaccacatctacatgtcagtgtctccacctacacaccaccacctctacatgtcagtgtctccacctacacatcaTCACTACATGTCGGTGTCACCACCTACACGTCACCacatctacatgtcagtgtctccacctacacaccaccaccactacatgtcagtgtcaccacctacacaccaccaccactacatgtcagtgtcaccaCCTACAcatcaccactacatgtcagtgtcaccaCCTACACGTCACCACTACATGTCGGTGTCACCACCTACACATCACCACTATATGTCATTGTCACCACCCACACATCACCACTACATGTCGGTGTCACCAACTgcacaccatcaccactacttgTCAGTGACTCCATCtacaccccaccaccaccacatgtcagtgtctccacctacacatcaCCACATCTACATGTCAGTATTGCCACCTacacaccatcaccactacatgtcagtgactccacctacacaccaccatcactacatGTTAGTATCACCAACTGCACACCACCACATCTACGTGTCAGTGTCACCAcctgcacaccaccaccactacatgtcagtgtctccacctacacaccaccaccactacatgtcggTGTCACCAactgcacaccaccaccactacatctcagtgtctccacctgcacaccaccaccactacatgtcagtgtctccacctacacaccaccaccactacat comes from Haliotis asinina isolate JCU_RB_2024 chromosome 13, JCU_Hal_asi_v2, whole genome shotgun sequence and encodes:
- the LOC137259968 gene encoding glycoprotein-N-acetylgalactosamine 3-beta-galactosyltransferase 1-like isoform X2; protein product: MKHRRYFLPVLSCLSLLPLILWIGTRYTPVRFQATKTRREVQWIKQPDHLDRSVFVDDSVAMDTLSKVKIFCWITTREKEIVNKMAAVNETWARRCDNRMFVMTTTKKYPTNEIVDLHIKDGRKYLTEKTIASLKYIYKHHLNKYDWFLKADDDTFVVMENLKFLLSHYNATEGIYVGHLFKKYSSWGYMSGGAGYVLSREAVRLLVEKGYNTKNMCRESGTDEDVEIASCLHNVGVPVHNTLDRFGRESFHAFSASDHIMGSLPKAIQKWDRHKTKKGKECCSQLTISFHYVDPKQMRTLEFLLYRTSVYGRRYEPAFFKHFFQIGVVPSLPPP
- the LOC137259968 gene encoding glycoprotein-N-acetylgalactosamine 3-beta-galactosyltransferase 1-like isoform X1 — its product is MKHRRYFLPVLSCLSLLPLILWIGTRYTPVRFQVATKTRREVQWIKQPDHLDRSVFVDDSVAMDTLSKVKIFCWITTREKEIVNKMAAVNETWARRCDNRMFVMTTTKKYPTNEIVDLHIKDGRKYLTEKTIASLKYIYKHHLNKYDWFLKADDDTFVVMENLKFLLSHYNATEGIYVGHLFKKYSSWGYMSGGAGYVLSREAVRLLVEKGYNTKNMCRESGTDEDVEIASCLHNVGVPVHNTLDRFGRESFHAFSASDHIMGSLPKAIQKWDRHKTKKGKECCSQLTISFHYVDPKQMRTLEFLLYRTSVYGRRYEPAFFKHFFQIGVVPSLPPP